The following are encoded in a window of Peromyscus leucopus breed LL Stock chromosome X, UCI_PerLeu_2.1, whole genome shotgun sequence genomic DNA:
- the LOC119086678 gene encoding uncharacterized protein LOC119086678 has translation MYKLTYETQSSAEEKKWIFRLTSLICSFMVWGFEISLATSRYWRLWEFNSKVINRMYLGLWEAYYYQEVNKSGSITRMPMHSAMNSNWTIPIEIEYARGLITMANFIQPVVLLFSSVAIMVWQIRAPYPDFVVLCYNTSVFCMSLNIICTVLAVSGNYVVDIYGKSTLDFPAMFPIRKHDLVRKRKTHVFPLGMLTAVLSLISILGLLYEIWLLKPKTRGKP, from the exons ATGTATAAACTCACCTATGAAACACAGAG TTCTGCTGAAGAGAAGAAGTGGATCTTCAGATTGACAAGCCTCATTTGCAGCTTTATGGTCTGGGGTTTTGAGATAAGCCTAGCTACCAGTAGATACTGGCGCCTGTGGGAATTCAACAGCAAGGTTATAAACCGGATGTACCTTGGATTGTGGGAAGCATATTATTATCAAGAAGTCAACAAATCAGGTTCAATAACCAGGATGCCAATGCACAGTGCTATGAACTCCAACTGGACCATTCCAATAGAAATTGAGTATGCACGGGGCCTGATCACAATGGCTAATTTCATACAGCCCGTAGTCCTTCTTTTCAGCTCAGTGGCCATTATGGTCTGGCAGATCAGGGCCCCATACCCTGATTTCGTGGTCCTGTGCTACAACACTTCTGTCTTTTGTATGAGTCTCAACATCATTTGCACAGTTTTGGCTGTGAGTGGGAATTATGTAGTGGACATTTATGGTAAAAGCACCCTTGACTTCCCAGCAATGTTTCCCATTAGAAAACATGATCTGGTAAGGAAGCGGAAAACCCACGTGTTCCCACTTGGGATGCTGACAGCTGTGCTTTCACTCATCAGCATTCTTGGGTTGTTGTATGAGATATGGTTACTGAAACCAAAGACCAGAGGTAAGCCCTGA